One window of the Trifolium pratense cultivar HEN17-A07 linkage group LG2, ARS_RC_1.1, whole genome shotgun sequence genome contains the following:
- the LOC123907195 gene encoding ABC transporter B family member 4-like, with product MDIDSASIQPVVEDTGSKQEGSEENKAKDEKTNTVPLYKLFSFADPLDRLLMFVGTIGAIGNGISMPLMTLIFGNMINAFGGSSSTKEVVDEVSKVSLKFVYLAAGTFVASLLQLTCWMITGERQAARIRGLYLQTILRQDVSFFDKETNTGEVVGRMSGDTVLIQDAMGEKVGQFLQLIATFFGGFVVAFIKGWLLTVVMMSCIPLLVLSGAMMSMVITKASSSGQTAYSKAATVVEQTIGSIRTVASFTGEKQAIAKYDQSLIDAYKTVVKEALASGLGFGSLYFVVIASYGLAVWFGAKMIIEKGYTGGEVVTIIFAVLTGSMSLGQASPSLSAFAAGQAAAFKMFETIKRKPEIDAYDTTGKKLDDIRGDIELREVCFSYPTRPDELIFNGFSLAIPSGTTVALVGQSGSGKSTVVSLIERFYDPQAGEVLIDGINLKEFQLKWIRQKIGLVSQEPVLFTCSIKENIAYGKDGATDEEIRAAAELANAAKFIDKLPQGLNTMVGEHGTQLSGGQKQRVAIARAILKDPRILLLDEATSALDAESERVVQEALDRIMVNRTTVIVAHRLSTIKNADTIAVIHQGKIIERGSHAHLTRDPDGAYSQLIKLQEMKGSDQNVANDTNKSNNIVLSERRSSHRSLSSRSISQVSSGGGDSGRHSFTASFGVPTTIVGVSETADGGTQAPPSPPEVPLYRLAYLNKPEIPVLLIGTIAAVLHGVILPVFGLLLSKMISIFYESHDELRHDSKVWALVFVGFGVASLFIFPCRFYFFGIAGGKLIKRIRKMCFEKVVHMEVSWFDESEHSSGAIGARLSTDAASIRALVGDALGLLVENISTAIAGLVIAFVASWQLALVILALVPLLGLNGFLQVKFLKGFSNDSKKLYEEASQVANDAVGSIRTIASFCSEEKVMDLYKKKCEGPIKTGIRRGIVSGFGFGISFFVLYAVYATSFYAGARLVEDGKSTFSDVFRVFFALSMAAIGLSQSGSLVPDSTKAKSAAASIFAILDRKSLIDPNDESGMTLEEVKGEIELKHVSFKYPTRPDVQIFRDLSLTIHCGKTVALVGESGSGKSTVISLIQRFYDPDSGHITLDGKEIQSLQVKWLRQQMGLVSQEPVLFNDTIRANIAYGKGGDASEAEIIAAAELANAHKFISSLQKGYDTIVGERGVQLSGGQKQRVAIARAIVKNPKILLLDEATSALDAESEKVVQDALDRVMVERTTIIVAHRLSTIKGADLIAVVKNGVIAEKGKHEALLRKGGDYASLVALHTSASSSTS from the exons ATGGATATAGATTCTGCAAGTATTCAGCCAGTAGTAGAAGATACTGGAAGCAAGCAAGAAGGTTCAGAGGAGAACAAAGCTAAGGATGAAAAAACCAATACAGTACCTTTATACAAGCTTTTCTCATTTGCCGATCCTTTGGATCGTTTATTGATGTTTGTTGGGACTATTGGTGCTATTGGGAATGGAATCTCCATGCCTTTGATGACTTTAATATTTGGAAATATGATCAATGCATTTGGTGGATCATCAAGCACCAAAGAAGTTGTTGATGAAGTTTCTAAG GTGTCCTTGAAATTCGTATACTTGGCTGCGGGTACATTTGTTGCGTCTCTTTTGC AATTGACTTGCTGGATGATCACTGGTGAGAGACAGGCTGCAAGAATTAGAGGTTTATACCTACAAACTATTTTGAGGCAAGATGTGAGTTTCTTCGATAAGGAAACTAATACTGGAGAGGTTGTTGGAAGAATGTCCGGTGATACTGTTCTTATTCAAGATGCCATGGGTGAGAAG GTGGGACAGTTTCTACAGTTAATCGCTACATTCTTTGGAGGTTTTGTTGTAGCATTCATCAAGGGATGGCTTTTAACCGTTGTCATGATGTCTTGTATTCCACTTCTTGTCTTGTCTGGTGCCATGATGAGCATGGTTATTACAAAAGCATCATCCAGTGGACAAACAGCTTATTCTAAAGCAGCAACTGTAGTAGAGCAGACAATTGGTTCTATCAGAACT GTTGCGTCGTTCACCGGAGAGAAACAAGCCATAGCTAAATATGACCAGTCCTTAATCGATGCTTACAAAACTGTAGTGAAGGAGGCCCTAGCTTCTGGTTTGGGGTTTGGTTCACTCTACTTTGTTGTTATTGCTAGTTATGGTTTGGCAGTATGGTTTGGTGCAAAAATGATAATAGAGAAAGGTTATACAGGAGGGGAAGTTGTGACTATAATTTTTGCTGTATTGACTGGATCCAT GTCTCTGGGACAGGCATCTCCAAGCTTGAGTGCTTTTGCTGCAGGACAAGCTGCAGCATTTAAGATGTTCGAAACGATTAAAAGGAAGCCGGAAATTGATGCTTACGACACAACCGGGAAAAAGCTTGATGATATTCGCGGAGACATAGAGCTTAGGGAGGTTTGCTTTAGTTATCCTACAAGGCCAGATGAACTGATATTCAATGGATTCTCTCTTGCAATACCAAGTGGGACTACTGTAGCTTTGGTAGGGCAAAGTGGGAGCGGAAAATCCACAGTTGTCAGTTTGATAGAGAGATTTTATGATCCACAAGCTGGTGAAGTTCTCATTGATGGTATCAATCTCAAAGAATTTCAACTTAAATGGATCCGACAGAAAATCGGCCTAGTCAGTCAGGAACCGGTTCTCTTTACTTGCAgcattaaagaaaatattgcCTATGGTAAGGATGGTGCAACGGATGAAGAAATCAGAGCTGCAGCAGAACTTGCTAATGCCGCCAAATTTATAGATAAACTTCCTCAG GGACTAAACACAATGGTTGGTGAGCATGGAACTCAGCTCTCCGGAGGTCAAAAGCAAAGAGTTGCAATTGCAAGAGCAATTCTGAAAGATCCAAGAATCCTTCTTCTTGATGAAGCTACAAGTGCACTTGATGCGGAATCTGAAAGAGTAGTACAAGAGGCATTGGACAGAATAATGGTAAACCGAACAACTGTCATTGTAGCTCACCGCTTAAGTACCATAAAGAATGCTGACACCATTGCGGTTATTCATCaaggaaaaataattgaaagag GTTCACATGCTCATCTCACAAGGGATCCCGATGGAGCCTATAGCCAGCTCATTAAGCTGCAAGAAATGAAGGGGTCAGACCAGAATGTTGCAAATGACACAAACAAGTCAAACAATATAGTGCTATCTGAAAGAAGATCGAGTCATAGATCTTTATCCTCGAGATCTATAAGTCAAGTGTCATCTGGAGGTGGAGACAGCGGTCGTCACTCATTCACAGCGTCATTTGGTGTGCCGACCACAATAGTTGGCGTCTCAGAAACCGCAGATGGTGGAACTCAAGCTCCTCCTTCACCACCAGAAGTGCCGCTTTATCGCCTGGCCTATTTAAACAAGCCAGAAATTCCTGTCTTACTTATAGGGACAATAGCTGCAGTGCTGCATGGTGTAATATTACCGGTTTTCGGCCTATTGCTTTCGAAAATGATAAGTATTTTCTACGAGTCACATGACGAACTTCGTCACGATTCAAAAGTTTGGGCGTTAGTATTTGTTGGGTTTGGTGTTGCGTCGTTATTCATTTTTCCATGTAGATTCTACTTTTTTGGCATTGCTGGAGGTAAGTTGATCAAAAGGATAAGAAAAATGTGTTTTGAGAAGGTAGTTCACATGGAAGTAAGTTGGTTTGATGAATCTGAGCATTCAAGTGGAGCAATTGGAGCAAGGCTCTCAACCGATGCAGCTTCGATTCGAGCTTTGGTTGGTGATGCACTTGGTTTACTGGTTGAAAATATTTCTACAGCTATAGCTGGTTTGGTAATTGCTTTTGTAGCTAGCTGGCAGCTTGCTCTTGTAATCCTTGCTTTGGTGCCTCTACTAGGACTTAATGGATTTTTGCAAGTGAAGTTCTTGAAAGGGTTCAGCAATGATTCAAAG AAATTGTATGAGGAGGCAAGTCAAGTGGCGAACGATGCAGTGGGGAGTATAAGAACAATTGCTTCTTTCTGTTCTGAAGAGAAGGTGATGGAcctatataagaaaaaatgtgAGGGACCAATTAAGACAGGCATAAGGCGAGGGATAGTAAGCGGATTTGGTTTTGGGATATCATTCTTCGTGCTGTATGCAGTTTATGCAACCAGTTTTTATGCTGGAGCACGTCTCGTCGAGGATGGAAAATCTACATTCTCAGACGTTTTTCGT GTATTTTTTGCCCTAAGCATGGCAGCTATAGGACTCTCTCAATCCGGGTCGTTGGTACCTGATTCGACTAAGGCAAAAAGTGCAGCTGCTTCCATATTTGCTATTCTTGATAGGAAATCACTCATAGATCCAAATGATGAATCAGGAATGACATTGGAAGAAGTCAAGGGTGAAATTGAGTTAAAGCATGTCAGTTTCAAGTATCCTACTAGACCCGATGTTCAAATATTCAGAGATCTTAGCTTGACTATTCACTGTGGCAAG ACAGTTGCACTTGTTGGAGAAAGTGGAAGCGGAAAATCAACAGTGATCTCGTTAATACAAAGATTTTATGATCCAGATTCAGGTCACATTACACTTGATGGAAAAGAAATCCAAAGTCTACAAGTGAAATGGCTAAGACAACAAATGGGTCTAGTAAGCCAAGAGCCTGTTCTTTTCAATGATACCATCAGAGCCAATATTGCATACGGAAAAGGAGGAGATGCATCGGAAGCAGAGATTATAGCTGCAGCAGAATTAGCAAATGCGCACAAGTTTATAAGTAGTTTGCAAAAg GGTTATGATACGATAGTAGGAGAGAGAGGAGTTCAATTATCCGGGGGACAGAAACAGCGTGTGGCAATTGCAAGAGCTATAGTGAAGAATCCAAAAATACTATTACTAGATGAAGCAACTAGTGCACTTGATGCTGAGTCTGAGAAGGTGGTTCAAGATGCACTTGATCGTGTTATGGTGGAGCGGACGACAATAATAGTAGCTCATAGGTTATCAACTATTAAAGGTGCAGATTTAATTGCAGTAGTTAAGAATGGTGTTATAGCAGAGAAAGGAAAACATGAAGCATTGCTCCGTAAGGGTGGGGACTATGCTTCTTTAGTAGCATTACATACAAGTGCTTCTAGTTCTACATCTTAG
- the LOC123907194 gene encoding ABC transporter B family member 3-like, translating to MLAKASLDEDITSTEMTGSAGHHPPVSAGSENVQDMADMNQQNSKKNKVKDHSNKTVPFYKLFSFADSWDYMLMFVGTLSAVGNGLSMPLMTIIIGDALDAFGGNVNTKQIVHQVSKVSLKFAIMGACTFLAVFLQVSCWMITGEIQSARIRALYLKAILRQDISFFDTETNSGEVVGRMSGDTVLIQEAMGEKVGKFIQYVSCFIGGLVVAFIKGWLLTLILLSSLPLLVISGSLMSFAYGMMASRGQAAYSEAAIIVERIIGSIRTVASFTGEKQAIAQYNISLTKSYKIGVQEGLAIGFGLGTVRLFVYCSYALTVWFGGKMVLEKGYTGGEVISVFFAILTGSMSLGQASPCLTAFAAGQAAAFKMFETIKRKPAIDAYDITGLKLDDIRGDIELREVCFSYPARPNEMIFNAFSISISSGTTTALVGQSGSGKSTVISLIERFYDPQGGEIFIDSINLREFQLKWIRQKIGLVSQEPILFAGSIKENIGYGKDAATDEEIRAAAELANAANFIDKFPHGLETMVGEHGAQLSGGQKQRIAIARAILKDPRILLLDEATSALDAESERLVQETLDRIMINLTTIIIAHRLSTIRNADNIAVIHQGKVVEKGTHAELTKDPDGAYSQLIRLQEIKKDSSEQYGANDSDKLENFVDSGRESSQRSLSRDNSFRVSNSIPTTLVQGSEVVPSTSASSHISKTQDVPFLRLAYLNKPEIPVLLIGTLAAAFIGAILPIVGFLTSKMINTFFEPADELRKDSKFWSLIFVSLSVACFAFHPLRSYFFAVAGSKLIKRIRLMCFEKIIHMEVGWFDKAENSSGALGARLSIDAASIRTLVGDALGLLVQDISTVITALVISFEANWQLSLIIIVLLPLLLVSGHFQIKSMQGFNTDAKKLFEEASQVAKDAVGNIRTVSAFCAEEKVMELYQKKCVVPVQTGKRQGLVSGIGFGISNFFLFCVYATSFYAGAQLVEKGKTSISEVFQVFFSLTMATVAIAQSGFTAPGASKAKSSAASIFSILDQKSTIDTSDESGMTLEDVKGEIEFYNVTFKYPTRPDVHIFKKLSLTIHSGQTVALVGESGSGKSTVISLLQRFYDPDSGQIKLDGTEIQKLQLKWFRQQMGLVSQEPVLFNDTIRANIAYGKGGNATEDEIVAAAELANAHTFISSLQQGYDTIVGERGTQLSGGQKQRVAIARAIVNSPRILLLDEATSALDAESEKVVQDALDRVRVDRTTIVVAHRLSTIKGANSIAVVKNGVIEEKGKHDTLLNKGGTYASLVALHN from the exons ATGTTGGCAAAGGCTAGTTTGGATGAAGATATTACTTCAACTGAGATGACAGGGTCAGCAGGTCATCATCCACCAGTTTCTGCAGGTTCTGAAAATGTTCAAGACATGGCTGACATGAACCAACAGAATTCAAAGAAGAACAAGGTGAAGGATCATAGCAATAAAACAGTACCCTTTTACAAGCTTTTCTCATTTGCAGACTCTTGGGATTATATGCTTATGTTTGTTGGTACTTTAAGTGCTGTTGGGAATGGACTCTCTATGCCTTTAATGACTATAATTATCGGAGATGCTCTTGATGCTTTTGGAGGAAATGTTAACACTAAACAAATAGTTCATCAAGTTTCCAAG GTGTCTCTCAAGTTTGCAATCATGGGTGCATGCACTTTTCTTGCAGTGTTTCTAC AGGTGTCTTGCTGGATGATCACAGGGGAGATACAGTCTGCAAGAATAAGGGCATTATACCTCAAAGCAATTTTACGGCAAGATATCAGTTTTTTTGATACAGAAACAAACAGTGGTGAAGTTGTTGGAAGAATGTCAGGTGACACAGTTCTTATTCAAGAAGCCATGGGAGAGAAG GTAGGAAAATTCATACAGTATGTGTCATGTTTTATAGGAGGTTTAGTTGTGGCATTCATCAAGGGTTGGCTTCTAACCCTTATCCTTCTATCGTCTCTCCCTCTTCTTGTCATCTCTGGTTCATTAATGAGCTTTGCATATGGAATGATGGCATCCCGTGGACAAGCAGCTTATTCTGAAGCAGCAATTATAGTAGAGCGGATAATCGGGTCAATTCGAACA GTTGCATCATTTACTGGCGAAAAACAAGCTATAGCTCAATACAATATATCCTTAactaaatcttataaaattggAGTGCAAGAAGGACTGGCTATTGGTTTTGGCCTTGGTACGGTTCGTTTATTTGTTTATTGCTCTTATGCTTTGACCGTATGGTTCGGAGGGAAGATGGTACTAGAGAAAGGTTATACAGGAGGTGAAGTCATAAGTGTATTTTTTGCAATACTAACAGGTTCCAT GTCTCTAGGACAAGCATCTCCATGTTTAACTGCATTTGCTGCTGGACAAGCTGCAGCCTTTAAGATGTTTGAAACAATTAAAAGGAAGCCAGCAATCGATGCTTATGATATTACTGGGCTAAAGCTTGATGACATTCGCGGAGACATAGAGCTTAGGGAGGTTTGCTTTAGTTATCCTGCAAGAccaaatgaaatgatattcaATGCATTTTCTATTTCAATATCAAGTGGCACTACCACGGCTTTGGTAGGGCAAAGTGGGAGTGGGAAATCGACGGTTATTAGTTTGATAGAGAGATTTTATGATCCACAAGGTGGTGAAATTTTCATTGATAGTATCAACCTTAGAGAATTTCAACTGAAATGGATCAGACAGAAAATAGGCCTAGTCAGTCAAGAACCAATTCTCTTTGCTGGTAGCATTAAAGAGAACATTGGCTACGGTAAGGATGCCGCAACCGATGAAGAAATCAGAGCTGCAGCCGAACTTGCTAATGCTGCTAACTTCATCGATAAGTTCCCTCAT GGACTTGAAACAATGGTCGGAGAGCATGGAGCTCAGCTTTCTGGAGGCCAAAAGCAAAGAATTGCTATAGCAAGAGCAATTCTGAAAGATCCAAGAATTCTACTCCTTGATGAAGCAACAAGCGCACTTGATGCAGAATCTGAAAGATTAGTACAAGAGACGCTAGACAGAATTATGATAAACCTAACAACCATCATCATAGCCCACCGCCTTAGCACAATAAGGAATGCTGATAACATTGCCGTTATTCACCAAGGGAAAGTCGTAGAAAAAG GTACACATGCGGAGCTCACTAAAGATCCTGATGGAGCTTATAGCCAACTGATTAGGCTTCAAGAAATTAAAAAGGATTCATCAGAACAGTATGGTGCTAATGACTCAGATAAGCTAGAAAACTTTGTAGATTCTGGAAGAGAGTCAAGCCAAAGGTCTTTAAGCCGTGACAACTCATTTCGAGTATCAAATTCTATTCCTACCACACTAGTACAAGGATCTGAAGTTGTTCCTTCAACATCAGCATCATCACATATAAGTAAAACTCAAGATGTCCCATTTCTCCGCCTCGCTTATCTTAACAAGCCTGAAATCCCAGTCTTACTCATAGGGACTCTAGCTGCAGCATTTATCGGAGCAATACTACCTATTGTGGGATTTCTAACCTCCAAGATGATAAATACATTCTTTGAGCCTGCAGATGAACTTCGTAAAGACTCAAAGTTTTGGTCACTAATATTTGTTTCCCTTAGTGTGGCTTGCTTTGCTTTCCATCCATTAAGGTCCTACTTTTTTGCGGTAGCTGGTTCGAAGTTGATAAAAAGGATCCGCTTGATGTGCTTTGAGAAAATAATTCACATGGAAGTAGGCTGGTTTGATAAAGCTGAGAATTCAAGTGGTGCACTTGGAGCAAGGCTGTCAATTGATGCTGCTTCAATTCGAACTTTGGTTGGCGATGCACTTGGTTTGCTTGTTCAAGATATTTCTACAGTTATTACAGCCTTGGTAATTTCCTTTGAGGCGAATTGGCAGCTGTCTCTCATCATTATTGTTCTGCTACCGCTACTATTAGTAAGTGGACATTTTCAAATTAAGTCCATGCAAGGATTCAACACAGATGCGAAG AAACTATTTGAGGAAGCAAGTCAAGTAGCGAAGGATGCAGTAGGGAATATCAGAACAGTTTCTGCTTTCTGTGCCGAAGAGAAGGTGATGGAGTTATACCAGAAGAAATGTGTAGTACCAGTACAGACAGGAAAAAGGCAGGGTTTAGTTAGTGGAATTGGTTTTGGCATATCaaacttctttttgttttgtgtcTATGCAACCAGTTTTTATGCCGGCGCCCAACTTGTTGAGAAGGGAAAAACATCAATATCAGAAGTTTTTCAA GTATTTTTCTCTCTCACAATGGCAACTGTCGCAATAGCTCAATCCGGCTTCACGGCACCAGGAGCTAGTAAAGCAAAAAGTTCTGCTGCTTCTATCTTTTCTATTCTTGATCAGAAATCAACAATAGACACCAGTGATGAATCAGGAATGACATTAGAAGATGTGAAAGGAGAGATAGAGTTTTACAATGTCACTTTCAAGTATCCAACTAGACCTGATGTCCATATATTCAAAAAGCTTTCCTTAACCATTCATTCAGGACAG ACAGTTGCATTGGTTGGAGAAAGTGGAAGTGGAAAATCAACAGTGATCTCACTGTTGCAAAGATTTTATGATCCAGATTCAGGTCAGATTAAACTGGATGGAACAGAAATCCAAAAGCTACAACTTAAATGGTTTAGGCAACAAATGGGCCTGGTAAGCCAAGAGCCTGTGCTGTTCAATGACACCATCAGAGCCAACATTGCTTATGGAAAAGGTGGTAATGCAACTGAGGATGAAATTGTAGCCGCAGCAGAGCTAGCAAATGCTCATACGTTCATTAGCAGTTTGCAACAG GGGTATGATACAATAGTAGGGGAGAGAGGGACTCAACTATCCGGAGGACAGAAGCAACGCGTGGCAATTGCAAGAGCCATAGTTAACAGTCCAAGAATATTACTACTAGATGAAGCCACAAGTGCACTTGATGCCGAGTCTGAAAAAGTGGTTCAAGATGCACTTGATAGAGTTAGGGTGGACAGAACCACCATTGTAGTGGCTCATAGATTATCTACCATAAAGGGTGCAAATTCAATTGCAGTTGTTAAAAATGGAGTGATTGAAGAAAAAGGAAAGCATGATACATTGCTCAATAAGGGTGGTACCTATGCTTCTTTAGTAGCACTGCACAACTAA